In the genome of Microcoleus vaginatus PCC 9802, the window ATCCAACTTGTCGCCCATAAAATGAAGGGGACAATCACGTAGAGGGAAGCTAGTAAAGGTAGTTTTTTGTTTCCCAGAGGTTGGGGCGGATGCCATTTGAGGGCGATCGCCAGCACAATCGCTGCGGGAAGCCACACAACAATCCAAGTTGAGAAAAACAAGATTATTTTGACAATTGCTGGTATTGACGGCGACAGCAGTCGCAGGTTGTTTATGCTATTCCACATTTAAGGGGTTGCAACTATAATACTGTTGACTGTTGGCTGTTAACTGTTGACTGTTGACTGTTAACTAATGACTACTGACTACTGCCAACTGCGAATTGACTACCGATCGAGCTTGCGCTGAATTTGCCTCAAAGACTGGTACATTTCCGGCAAGCGGTTGTAGACGGCTGCGGCTTTGAGAAATAGTTTGTGGGGAATTGCTGGAACTCCCGTCACGATCGCACCTGCGGGCACGTCGCTGTGAATTCCGGCTTTAGCAGTGGCGATTGCCCCATCTCCGATTTTGGCTTGATTAGCAATTCCCACTTGACCTGCCAAAATTACATTGTTGCCAATTTTTACTCCGCCGGCCATGCCAACGTGAGCGGCAAACGCACAATTTTTCCCTACTTGACAGCCGTGACCTACGTGTACTAAATTGTCGATTTTTGTATTCTGGCCGATGCGGGTTTCTCCGACAGCGGGCCGGTCGATCGTGCTGTTGCAGCCAACCTCAACGCCCTCTTCTAATACCGTGCAGCCAGACTGCTCCATTTTCACCCATCCTGTGGCTGTCGGCACGAACCCAAAACCTTCGCTGCCGATCGCCGCACCGCTGTGAATCACGCAATTTGCCCCGATGCGAGTGCGTTCGTGAATGACGCAGTTAGCGTGTAAAACAGTGCCTTCGCCTATTTCCGCATCAGGGTAAATTACGACATTTGGATGAATGCAAACGTTGCTGCCAATTTTGACTTTTGGTTGAATAACGACGTTGGGGCCAATATAGACATTTTCACTAATTTCTGCTGATGGGTGAACCGTGGCTGAGGGATGAATTTCGGATGCTGGGCGAAACGGTTGATAGAAAATGGCGATCGTTTCAGCAAACAGCAATCGCGGATCTGGTGCGGCAATCCAAGCAATATTGCGATCGTCACATTGAGCTTGGAGGCTTTCATCTAAGGGTAAAATTAAAGCCGAAGCATTTGTAGTGGCTGTATGAACGGCAAATTTAGCACCTTCTATGTAACTGATAGTACCGGGTGCAGCTTCATCAACAGGGGCCGCGCCTGTAATATCTGGATCGGTAGCAACCGACGCTGTGAGGGTGCGACTGCTGGCTAAGTTAAGTTTTTGTACTATTTCGCTAAACTTCATCTATAAAAATTTGTTGTTAGCACAGATGGATCATAGTTAAAATTACCAGCTTTGGAGCACGATCTGAGCAGTTGGCATTTAAAAAACAAAAACCCCGATTTCTTGAAGAAGTCAGGGTTGTAGCGCTCGATTATTTTTGGCAATTATTTTACAGAAACTGCATCTACGTCAACGGTGCTGCCTTGGGCTTCAGAATAATGGGCACCGGTGGCTTCGGATGCTGAGGCTGTCTCTGTTTGGCGGGATTTAAAGTAGTCGATCGCCATTTGGGACACTTCGGAAATCAGCAAGACAGCAATTGCCACATCGTCAATTTGTCCGACGACGGGGAGAAAGTCTGGGGCAATGTCGATCGGGCTTACCAAATATGCCAGCGTTCCCAGAATAATCCACCAGCGGTATTTGGGGTTGCGGAGGGTTTCGCGATACCAGTTGTAAACAGATTGTATAGAAAAGTTCATGTGGTTGTCCTCTACTTATATTTTCAATCTTGACAAATTGTCGCTCGAAATGCTTGTGGAGATATCCCCCCTAGGGTTGGCAAGAGACTTCTACCTGGGAGTATAGGGAATTGGGGAGGGAGAAGTTGTCAAGCTGTGTTGACAGGGCGGGGACTCTTGACAATGCCCCTACGGAAACCTGAAAGATGAAAGGCGATGGAATTAATCTGTGTTTATCTGCGTTTATCTGCGGTTTAAAAAAATATTCATATTGTTGACGGTAGATTCGGAATCTATTACTTGTATATTGTGATTAAAGCAAGTTACTTGGATTGGGATTTTTTAACCGCAGATGTCAGTAGATAAACACAGATGAACGCCGATGGAATTTATGTGTGTTTATCTGCTGTTTAAACAAATCTTCATCTCTCTCACTCACGAATTTTGAAAGATCCATTTTTGGTCGCCGATCGCAATTTCGCAGCCATTTGGCAGCCAAAAAGGCTCGTTAGCAGCCAGCCTCTGCCCACCCACAAAAGTGCCGTTGGAACTGCCGCTATCGACAAGCTGATACCGCTGTTTGCCAAGTTCGTCAGTGGCGCGGCGGATTTGAGCGTGGTAGCGCGAACTTTGCGGATCTTGTAATACTAAAGTGTTGGTTGGTTCGCGTCCAATTGTAAAGGGATTGGCTGTTAGGGCGATCGCCTCTCCAGAAAGTTTGTAGATTAAATATGCGGTTGTTTTGCGATCGCTGCTTGCGAGTACCGTTGGTGCAAGTTGAGGAGGATTTCTCCCAGGAGGGAGACTGTTTTGAGCAAGTTGGTCTGTCAGTCGTTGTAAATCTCGATCGAACCCTGCTGCTGTGTCAGAAGCTGGAAGACTCGCAGGAGAATTACCTGAAATTAAGTTTAACTGCTGTACGGGAGATTGAGGAACAATCGGACGGCCTGCTTCGGCAATTCTCATTTGCAGGGCGGCGGCATTTTCTGCTTCCTGTCGGGCACTCATTCCCTCAACTTGGCGAATAACTCCGTTGGTTTCGGGAAAGCTGACATCGCCAATTCGCACGTCTTCTAAGTTAAAACCCAGAGTATAAAAATCTTGGATGCGATCGAGCAAATTTTGGCGCAGCAACAGCCGTCCTTGACTGATAAGCTGTTGTAGGGGTATTTGCCCGATCGCTAATCCCATACAATCCTTAACTGCACTTGCTAAAACAGCTAGAGGATCGGACAATTCCAAAGCTACTCGTTTCGGATCTATCACTTGATAAATAACAGTCAGGGTGGCATCAATTAAAAATCGATCCTTAGATAAAAAATCTCCGTGCGACTGTACATCCAAATTGCGGAGTTTGGTGTCTACGAGGACAATTTGAGACTGTTCCAGCAGGGGAAGGGCGAAGCTGAAATGCCGCCCGGATTTCAGGGTACGCACGGCGCGGCCGTTTTTGACCAACAAACCCGTGTAACCCGCCCCTATAAAGTCCATACTAAACCCGGCCCAGCGTTCTGGAGTTATCGTTTGAATCAGGGGAGAAGCGTTGTTCATGGGAGGGAGTTGAGGGAGGGGAGATTCTATTTTTAGGGTAACAAATTGCTGGGGGCGAGCGATCGGGCGGTGTGCCGGTTCCGCAACCTCTATTCTATACTTCTGGACTCCCCCCGATTCCGCCCGGGCTGGATCTAGTTGGCACCCCAGCAATCGACCTTCTGTTTGTACTAGATTCCCACTTTTGGCATCACGCGCGGCGAAGCAATATTTTCAGATTTAGAAAGCGCTACAATGCGATCGAGTCCGAGAGTTTGAAACCCGTATTCTAAGATAGCAAACGCTGCTTCAGTTACCGAACTCCCCCTCCAGCTTATATCTTTTGTACTCACTTACTCACTCGGCTTAACTTGCATACATTCGCAAAAAATCTTTAAATTATCTGCGGTGCATCTGCGGTTTCCCTATCAATCAAAGATTTATGCACTAAGTCTAGTAGCTCGATCGCCCTTTCATTCACCTCAC includes:
- the lpxD gene encoding UDP-3-O-(3-hydroxymyristoyl)glucosamine N-acyltransferase, producing MKFSEIVQKLNLASSRTLTASVATDPDITGAAPVDEAAPGTISYIEGAKFAVHTATTNASALILPLDESLQAQCDDRNIAWIAAPDPRLLFAETIAIFYQPFRPASEIHPSATVHPSAEISENVYIGPNVVIQPKVKIGSNVCIHPNVVIYPDAEIGEGTVLHANCVIHERTRIGANCVIHSGAAIGSEGFGFVPTATGWVKMEQSGCTVLEEGVEVGCNSTIDRPAVGETRIGQNTKIDNLVHVGHGCQVGKNCAFAAHVGMAGGVKIGNNVILAGQVGIANQAKIGDGAIATAKAGIHSDVPAGAIVTGVPAIPHKLFLKAAAVYNRLPEMYQSLRQIQRKLDR
- a CDS encoding DUF1232 domain-containing protein: MNFSIQSVYNWYRETLRNPKYRWWIILGTLAYLVSPIDIAPDFLPVVGQIDDVAIAVLLISEVSQMAIDYFKSRQTETASASEATGAHYSEAQGSTVDVDAVSVK
- a CDS encoding FHA domain-containing protein, with translation MNNASPLIQTITPERWAGFSMDFIGAGYTGLLVKNGRAVRTLKSGRHFSFALPLLEQSQIVLVDTKLRNLDVQSHGDFLSKDRFLIDATLTVIYQVIDPKRVALELSDPLAVLASAVKDCMGLAIGQIPLQQLISQGRLLLRQNLLDRIQDFYTLGFNLEDVRIGDVSFPETNGVIRQVEGMSARQEAENAAALQMRIAEAGRPIVPQSPVQQLNLISGNSPASLPASDTAAGFDRDLQRLTDQLAQNSLPPGRNPPQLAPTVLASSDRKTTAYLIYKLSGEAIALTANPFTIGREPTNTLVLQDPQSSRYHAQIRRATDELGKQRYQLVDSGSSNGTFVGGQRLAANEPFWLPNGCEIAIGDQKWIFQNS
- a CDS encoding N-acetyltransferase, producing MSTKDISWRGSSVTEAAFAILEYGFQTLGLDRIVALSKSENIASPRVMPKVGI